The Oxalobacteraceae bacterium OTU3CINTB1 genome includes a window with the following:
- a CDS encoding type II secretion system F family protein: MDGQHILFLAIVFIVVVGIAMLALKIFSPVQVRERLTEVVEPELAMPEVTGGWVEKMAHVAEPFSRLSLPEEGWERSPLRTRFMNAGWRSPSAPSLYFAAKSLLALGLPGVTALLAMTMLSAVPQKGFLFLLLLAASIGYYLPNFVLSRRAAGRCREIFETFPDALDLLTVCVEAGLSLERALAKVAGEIHIKSVALAQELQLVLMEMRAGFSKERALRNLALRSGVEDVDTLVAMLIQSERFGTSMGDSLRVHSDNLRGKRSVQAEEAAAKIALKLLFPLIFCIFPTLMLVLIGPAGIQIYRSVLPGMAR; the protein is encoded by the coding sequence ATGGACGGACAGCACATACTCTTCCTGGCGATCGTGTTCATCGTCGTCGTCGGCATCGCCATGCTGGCGTTGAAAATCTTTTCGCCGGTGCAGGTGCGCGAGCGGTTGACCGAGGTGGTCGAGCCGGAGCTCGCGATGCCGGAGGTGACCGGCGGCTGGGTCGAGAAGATGGCGCACGTGGCGGAGCCGTTTTCGCGCCTGTCGTTGCCGGAGGAGGGGTGGGAGCGCTCGCCATTGCGCACCCGCTTCATGAACGCCGGCTGGCGCAGCCCGTCGGCGCCGTCGCTGTACTTCGCCGCCAAGAGCCTACTGGCGCTCGGGCTACCCGGCGTGACCGCGCTGCTGGCGATGACGATGCTGAGCGCCGTCCCGCAAAAGGGATTCCTGTTCCTGCTGCTGCTGGCGGCCAGCATCGGCTACTACCTGCCGAACTTCGTGTTGTCGCGCAGGGCCGCCGGCCGTTGCCGCGAGATCTTCGAGACCTTTCCCGACGCCCTGGACCTGCTGACCGTCTGCGTGGAGGCCGGCCTGAGTCTGGAGCGCGCGCTGGCCAAGGTGGCCGGCGAGATCCACATCAAGAGCGTGGCGCTGGCGCAGGAGCTGCAGCTGGTGCTGATGGAAATGCGGGCCGGCTTCAGCAAGGAGCGGGCGTTGCGCAACCTGGCCCTGCGCAGCGGCGTCGAGGATGTGGACACCCTGGTGGCGATGCTGATCCAGTCGGAGCGCTTCGGCACCAGCATGGGCGATTCGCTGCGCGTGCATTCGGATAATCTGCGCGGCAAGCGCAGCGTGCAGGCCGAGGAGGCGGCGGCGAAGATCGCGTTGAAGTTGTTGTTCCCGCTGATCTTCTGCATCTTCCCGACGTTGATGCTGGTGTTGATCGGCCCTGCGGGGATACAGATTTATCGCTCGGTGTTGCCAGGCATGGCGCGTTGA
- a CDS encoding LytR C-terminal domain-containing protein — MKKSLLATAAGLLLIACGGTRTQAPPLQPPPTVAPAGRVITALERDCLSDPMDAAKWEALAAALDADGQRERARTMYEQAATLRAHDVRRDYALLWEKAMEPAAPEPDPFAAMPRTQVRQLGAALVEVLRVAPTIRATAMPAPAPIPGKPASPTAAMPALPAPVRLEISNGNGVNGAAARLARSLNVDGLKTVRLTNVKNFDVPVSRIEYQREQQVVAESLSERLGLPLKAKNEKSPRADMRIVIGHDATAGGLFK, encoded by the coding sequence ATGAAAAAATCACTACTGGCGACAGCCGCCGGCTTGTTGCTGATCGCATGCGGCGGCACGCGGACGCAGGCGCCGCCGCTCCAGCCGCCACCGACCGTGGCGCCGGCTGGCCGGGTCATCACGGCATTGGAGCGGGACTGCCTGTCCGATCCCATGGACGCGGCCAAATGGGAAGCGCTGGCGGCGGCGCTGGACGCGGACGGTCAGCGCGAGCGGGCGCGCACCATGTATGAGCAGGCGGCCACCCTGCGCGCGCACGATGTGCGGCGCGACTATGCGCTGCTGTGGGAAAAAGCCATGGAACCGGCCGCGCCCGAGCCTGACCCTTTTGCGGCGATGCCGCGCACCCAGGTGCGGCAGCTCGGCGCCGCGTTGGTCGAGGTGCTGCGCGTCGCGCCAACGATCAGAGCGACGGCGATGCCGGCACCGGCGCCAATTCCGGGCAAGCCGGCCAGTCCCACGGCGGCGATGCCGGCCTTGCCGGCGCCGGTGCGTCTTGAAATCAGCAACGGCAATGGCGTCAACGGCGCCGCCGCGCGGCTGGCGCGCTCGTTGAACGTGGACGGATTGAAGACCGTACGGCTGACGAATGTGAAGAACTTCGATGTGCCGGTCAGCCGCATCGAATACCAGCGCGAGCAGCAAGTGGTTGCGGAATCGCTGTCGGAGCGGCTGGGCCTGCCCCTGAAAGCGAAAAACGAAAAGTCGCCACGCGCCGACATGCGCATCGTCATCGGACACGACGCCACAGCGGGCGGCCTCTTCAAATAA
- a CDS encoding DUF2807 domain-containing protein yields MKKYLKAAMLATVLCSGASAALAADVISESRSVDARAVNVDLDGVISLKIKQGAVASLTLYGEPEALKKVTVQQTGDTLRIGTVKNNTINIGGKKDLRAELTLPNLRALVSGGVGATEVTGFSGDNLRLALEGAGAVKVNAQYRNVDVKLGGVGGMTVNTGSSDNVELHLNGAGRIEMIGQTRQLNASLGGVGSLDAQQLRAETVDVNMSGLGSASVYARNTANLKLSGLGSATVYGNPTNRKSVANGLGSVSWQ; encoded by the coding sequence ATGAAAAAATATCTGAAGGCCGCGATGCTGGCCACGGTGTTGTGCAGCGGCGCCAGCGCCGCGCTGGCCGCGGACGTCATCAGCGAGAGCCGCAGTGTCGATGCGCGCGCAGTCAACGTCGATCTCGATGGCGTCATCAGCCTGAAGATCAAACAGGGCGCGGTGGCATCCCTGACCTTGTACGGTGAACCGGAGGCGCTGAAAAAAGTGACGGTGCAGCAGACCGGCGACACGCTGCGCATCGGCACCGTCAAAAACAACACCATCAACATCGGCGGCAAAAAGGATTTACGCGCCGAGCTGACCTTGCCGAATCTGCGCGCGCTGGTATCGGGTGGCGTGGGCGCCACCGAAGTGACGGGATTCAGCGGCGATAACCTGCGCCTGGCATTGGAAGGCGCCGGCGCGGTGAAGGTCAACGCGCAATACCGCAATGTCGACGTCAAGCTGGGCGGGGTGGGCGGCATGACCGTCAACACCGGCAGCAGCGATAACGTCGAACTGCATCTTAACGGTGCTGGCCGCATAGAGATGATCGGCCAGACCAGGCAATTGAACGCCAGCCTCGGTGGCGTCGGCAGCCTCGATGCGCAGCAGCTGCGCGCCGAAACGGTGGACGTCAACATGTCCGGCCTGGGCAGCGCGTCGGTCTACGCGAGGAACACCGCCAATCTCAAATTAAGCGGTCTCGGTTCCGCCACCGTGTATGGCAACCCGACCAATCGCAAGTCCGTCGCCAACGGCTTGGGCAGCGTGAGCTGGCAGTAA
- a CDS encoding LysR family transcriptional regulator, giving the protein MPSSNDFDWNDIPLILALARSGSMSATGRQLGVDASTISRRIAAAEKALKLRLFIRDNTGYQLTDAGRVFVAHGETVYGNVESMLQASSQEADATAGPVNITSIDFLFDYWLLEHVPELHAQHPHLQLTLQAENQNLSFTRREADFALRMGKPGEDAALVMRKLGDLGFAVYGHPRYADTPRACWGTQPWIAYDDALAGTGEMQWLAAMAPQPRRVLKVNSLSTMVRACRAGVGMALLPCIMGEPEGLRRIGAGVEVRRDIWLLSHRDAGSIARFKAVSAWLTQLYASHQDLLCGAGLDNG; this is encoded by the coding sequence ATGCCAAGCAGTAACGATTTCGACTGGAACGACATTCCGCTGATCCTGGCGCTGGCCCGCAGCGGCAGCATGAGCGCAACCGGGCGCCAGCTGGGCGTGGACGCGTCGACCATCAGCCGCCGCATCGCCGCCGCCGAAAAAGCCCTGAAACTGCGCCTGTTCATCCGCGACAACACCGGCTACCAATTGACCGACGCCGGCCGGGTCTTCGTCGCGCACGGCGAGACCGTCTACGGCAATGTGGAAAGCATGCTGCAAGCGTCGTCGCAGGAGGCGGACGCCACCGCCGGCCCGGTCAACATCACCTCGATCGATTTCCTGTTCGACTACTGGCTGCTGGAGCACGTGCCCGAATTGCACGCGCAACATCCGCATCTGCAGCTGACCTTGCAGGCGGAGAACCAGAACCTGTCGTTCACGCGGCGCGAGGCCGACTTCGCCCTGCGCATGGGCAAGCCGGGCGAGGACGCCGCGCTGGTGATGCGCAAACTGGGCGATCTGGGCTTCGCCGTCTATGGCCACCCCCGCTACGCCGACACGCCGCGCGCCTGCTGGGGCACGCAACCGTGGATCGCCTACGACGACGCCCTGGCCGGCACCGGCGAGATGCAATGGCTGGCGGCGATGGCGCCGCAGCCGCGCCGCGTGCTCAAGGTCAACAGCCTGAGCACGATGGTGCGCGCCTGCCGCGCCGGGGTCGGCATGGCGCTGCTGCCGTGCATCATGGGCGAGCCCGAAGGCTTGCGCCGCATCGGCGCCGGGGTCGAGGTGCGGCGCGACATCTGGCTGCTGAGCCATCGCGACGCCGGATCGATCGCCCGCTTCAAGGCCGTCTCCGCCTGGCTGACGCAGCTCTACGCCAGCCACCAGGACCTGCTGTGCGGCGCGGGCCTCGACAACGGCTGA
- a CDS encoding alpha/beta hydrolase, with amino-acid sequence MNNAAETTTVNLSRRTALFSSAGAAAAAVAAVAVPLATMTGAAEAAPVVKGGPVAQSVSTITTRDGVEIYYKDWGPRTGQPVVLSHGWPLNADSWESAAFHLANNGFRVITHDRRGHGRSSQPWDGNDMDHYADDLAQLIEKLDLKNIILAGFSTGGGEVARYVGRHGTKRIAKLGLISAVPPLMLKTATNPGGLPIEVFDGIRAGSVANRAQLYIDIASGPFFGFNRPGAKVSQGLINSWTAQGMQAGHKNTYDSIKAFSETDFREDLKKFDKPTLVIHGDDDQIVPIDAAGKASAAIVKHAKLIVYPGAPHGLTDTHKEKFNADFLAFAKS; translated from the coding sequence ATGAACAATGCCGCTGAAACCACCACTGTCAACCTGTCCCGCCGCACCGCTTTGTTCAGCAGCGCCGGCGCCGCGGCGGCCGCTGTCGCCGCCGTCGCCGTGCCGCTGGCAACGATGACCGGCGCAGCCGAAGCCGCTCCCGTCGTCAAAGGCGGCCCGGTGGCGCAGTCGGTGAGCACCATCACCACCCGCGACGGCGTCGAGATCTATTACAAGGATTGGGGTCCGCGCACCGGCCAACCGGTCGTGCTCAGCCACGGCTGGCCACTGAACGCCGACAGCTGGGAATCGGCCGCCTTCCACCTTGCCAACAACGGCTTCCGCGTCATCACCCACGACCGCCGCGGCCACGGCCGTTCGAGCCAGCCATGGGACGGCAACGACATGGACCACTACGCCGACGACCTGGCGCAGCTGATCGAAAAGCTGGACCTGAAGAACATCATCCTGGCCGGCTTTTCGACCGGCGGGGGCGAGGTGGCGCGTTACGTCGGCCGCCACGGCACCAAGCGCATCGCCAAGCTGGGCCTGATCTCGGCGGTGCCGCCGCTGATGCTCAAGACCGCCACCAACCCGGGCGGCCTGCCGATCGAAGTGTTCGACGGCATCCGCGCCGGCTCGGTCGCCAACCGCGCCCAGTTGTATATCGACATCGCCTCGGGTCCGTTCTTCGGCTTCAACCGTCCGGGCGCCAAGGTCTCGCAAGGGTTGATCAATTCGTGGACGGCGCAGGGCATGCAGGCCGGCCACAAGAACACCTACGATTCGATCAAGGCGTTCTCGGAGACCGATTTCCGTGAAGACCTGAAAAAGTTCGACAAGCCGACCCTGGTGATCCACGGCGACGACGACCAGATCGTGCCGATCGACGCCGCCGGCAAAGCCTCGGCCGCCATCGTCAAGCATGCCAAGCTGATCGTCTACCCGGGCGCGCCGCACGGGCTGACCGACACGCATAAAGAGAAGTTCAACGCCGACTTCCTGGCGTTTGCCAAGTCCTGA
- a CDS encoding alpha/beta hydrolase has product MSKDTQNQAVSLSRRTALFSSAGAAAAAVAAVAVPLATMTGAAEAAPVVKGGPVAHSVSTITTRDGVEIYYKDWGPRTGQPVVLSHGWPLNADSWESAAFHLANNGFRVITHDRRGHGRSSQPWDGNDMDHYADDLAQLIEKLDLKNIILAGFSTGGGEVARYVGRHGTKRIAKLGLISAVPPLMLKTATNPGGLPIEVFDGIRAGSVANRAQLYIDIASGPFFGFNRPGAKVSQGLINSWTAQGMQAGHKNTYDSIKAFSETDFRDDLKKFDKPTLVIHGDDDQIVPIDAAGKASAAIVKHAKLIVYPGAPHGLTDTHKEKFNADFLAFAKS; this is encoded by the coding sequence ATGAGCAAAGACACCCAAAACCAAGCAGTCAGCCTTTCCCGTCGTACCGCCCTGTTCAGCAGCGCCGGCGCCGCCGCAGCAGCCGTCGCGGCCGTTGCGGTGCCACTGGCGACGATGACCGGCGCAGCCGAAGCCGCCCCCGTCGTCAAAGGCGGCCCGGTGGCGCACTCGGTGAGCACCATCACCACCCGCGACGGCGTCGAGATCTACTACAAGGATTGGGGTCCGCGCACCGGCCAACCGGTCGTGCTCAGCCACGGGTGGCCGCTGAACGCCGACAGCTGGGAATCGGCCGCCTTCCACCTTGCCAACAACGGCTTCCGCGTCATCACCCACGACCGTCGCGGCCACGGCCGCTCGAGCCAGCCATGGGATGGCAACGACATGGACCACTACGCCGACGACCTGGCGCAGCTGATCGAAAAGCTGGACCTGAAGAACATCATCCTGGCCGGCTTCTCGACCGGCGGCGGCGAGGTGGCGCGTTACGTCGGCCGCCACGGCACCAAGCGCATCGCCAAGCTGGGCTTGATCTCGGCGGTGCCGCCGCTGATGCTCAAGACCGCCACCAACCCGGGCGGCCTGCCGATCGAAGTGTTCGACGGCATCCGCGCCGGCTCGGTCGCCAACCGCGCCCAGTTGTATATCGACATCGCCTCGGGTCCGTTCTTCGGCTTCAACCGTCCGGGCGCCAAGGTCTCGCAAGGGTTGATCAATTCGTGGACGGCGCAGGGCATGCAGGCCGGCCACAAGAACACCTACGATTCGATCAAGGCGTTCTCGGAGACCGATTTCCGCGACGACCTGAAAAAGTTCGACAAGCCGACCCTGGTGATCCACGGCGACGACGACCAGATCGTGCCGATCGACGCCGCCGGCAAAGCCTCGGCCGCCATCGTCAAGCACGCCAAGCTGATCGTCTATCCCGGCGCGCCGCACGGCCTGACCGACACGCATAAAGAGAAGTTCAACGCCGACTTCCTGGCGTTCGCCAAGTCCTGA
- a CDS encoding nucleotidyltransferase produces the protein MVFRVTAAAADFLERLAEALEVPASRYEEAENRYHSVGDWLDREESSLKEHSPNVYVQGSFRLGTPIRPVNDDEHYDIDLVCELSLGKHEVSQEDLKAKLGVEMQLYAKRYGMAPASESRRCWTLDYAEGAQFHLDALPAIPDGEGRRLVLESMHLSAEWAKSAIAITDTECETFKQRTSQWPHSNPRGFTEWFRSRMKIAFNERRQRMAFEVQANVEDVPSYRVKTPLQQVVQILKRHRDIRFADNLEVKPISVIITTLAAKAYGNQADLPEALAAILENMHLHIQQRNGVYWIENPTDPAENFADRWATHPERKDAFFQWLRFAHEDFKNIAGNDDPQLIMESASAAVGDSLARKVRASASQSKPTGTTQSIFKRAVSVFTAPHRQAPPWATHAKGKVSIAKTRVFQNGFRPIVLLHDSAPLTKGVSLEFAATTNVPKPYSVFWQIVNTGDEAKSRNDLRGDFNLDLMVQGGIVRKEDAVYSGTHSVECFIVKDGNLAARSGAFIVNVK, from the coding sequence ATGGTTTTTCGCGTGACGGCCGCGGCCGCAGATTTTTTAGAACGGTTGGCCGAGGCGCTTGAAGTACCCGCAAGTCGATACGAAGAAGCTGAGAATCGCTACCACTCCGTCGGCGATTGGCTCGACCGCGAGGAGTCGAGTTTGAAGGAGCACTCGCCAAACGTTTATGTGCAAGGCTCTTTCCGTTTAGGGACTCCCATTCGTCCGGTGAACGATGATGAGCACTACGATATCGACCTGGTGTGCGAGCTATCCCTCGGGAAACACGAAGTTTCGCAGGAGGACTTGAAGGCAAAGTTAGGCGTCGAGATGCAGCTGTACGCAAAGCGTTATGGAATGGCGCCTGCCTCAGAGAGCCGACGCTGCTGGACCCTCGACTATGCAGAAGGCGCACAATTCCACCTGGACGCCTTGCCAGCAATCCCAGACGGCGAAGGTCGTAGGCTCGTGCTCGAGTCTATGCATCTGTCCGCCGAATGGGCAAAGAGTGCGATTGCTATCACCGACACCGAGTGTGAAACTTTCAAGCAACGTACGTCACAATGGCCGCACAGTAATCCCAGGGGATTCACGGAGTGGTTCCGCTCGAGGATGAAAATCGCTTTCAACGAGCGGCGTCAGCGTATGGCGTTTGAGGTGCAAGCAAATGTGGAGGATGTGCCCTCGTACCGTGTCAAAACCCCCCTCCAGCAAGTGGTTCAAATTTTAAAACGTCATCGCGACATTCGCTTTGCTGACAATCTTGAAGTAAAGCCGATTTCAGTCATCATCACAACCTTGGCTGCAAAGGCGTACGGAAACCAGGCCGACCTTCCCGAGGCACTGGCGGCAATCCTTGAGAACATGCATCTCCATATTCAGCAGCGCAACGGCGTGTACTGGATTGAGAATCCGACCGACCCGGCCGAGAATTTCGCGGACCGTTGGGCGACCCATCCGGAAAGAAAAGACGCGTTCTTCCAATGGCTAAGATTCGCGCACGAGGATTTCAAAAATATTGCAGGCAACGACGACCCTCAGCTAATAATGGAGTCCGCCAGTGCCGCCGTGGGGGACTCGCTGGCAAGGAAGGTCCGGGCCAGCGCTAGCCAATCCAAGCCTACAGGTACTACGCAAAGCATCTTTAAACGTGCGGTCAGCGTATTCACCGCTCCCCATCGCCAAGCTCCGCCCTGGGCTACTCATGCCAAGGGCAAAGTTAGCATTGCAAAAACCCGAGTCTTTCAAAATGGGTTCCGCCCGATTGTCTTGCTGCACGACTCAGCACCATTGACGAAAGGGGTTTCGCTGGAGTTTGCCGCTACAACTAATGTGCCCAAGCCTTACAGTGTTTTTTGGCAGATTGTGAATACGGGTGATGAAGCGAAATCTCGAAACGACCTGCGGGGCGATTTCAATCTCGACTTGATGGTTCAGGGCGGCATCGTGCGAAAAGAGGACGCGGTGTACTCCGGGACGCACTCTGTAGAGTGCTTCATCGTCAAGGACGGAAATTTGGCCGCACGAAGTGGTGCCTTTATCGTAAACGTGAAATGA
- a CDS encoding SAVED domain-containing protein yields MKNLLYEFCSRAIDWIFRVRTTGALLLKGGLLLLIGIAAVDFAFQVNYRDKESSLNLQFGTGGALPDSIVYIVVGIAALLLISGIYVMWRDDRRERRQLLIVVEVRGLHGTVDTPSVKAVKTKFRGNRHPVVVDFRPSGNGELVNPELMLSKIEGMKLTVDTLSQGRDKSDVFVAVGGIAAVPAMFLVGKMFEDESHSDLYDWDRDLKCWKMIDRPDDGKRVLQLVVPTLSPADTEIVLAVSASYPVDDVSVGAAFPGLSVARLSVDAPRVNSYWSEVAQQAFAAAFRDSIQQLMGLGIRRIHLVLAGPVSLVVRMGSMYDDRLHPELIVYQYEKSSTPPYPWGVVMPTHGSPRPTIHKLTVPAAGARHVGT; encoded by the coding sequence GTGAAAAATTTGCTCTATGAGTTCTGCAGCCGGGCTATCGACTGGATTTTCAGAGTACGTACGACGGGTGCCTTGTTGCTCAAAGGAGGACTGCTTCTCCTCATTGGAATTGCGGCAGTCGATTTCGCCTTTCAGGTCAACTATCGCGACAAGGAAAGCAGTCTGAACCTTCAGTTTGGAACCGGCGGGGCGCTGCCAGATTCAATCGTATATATCGTCGTTGGGATAGCGGCACTGTTACTGATTTCAGGGATATACGTGATGTGGCGCGATGACCGGAGAGAGCGGCGCCAGCTGTTGATAGTCGTAGAGGTTCGGGGTCTTCATGGAACCGTAGACACACCTTCCGTGAAGGCCGTCAAAACTAAGTTTCGAGGGAATCGGCACCCCGTGGTGGTTGACTTCAGGCCCAGCGGCAACGGAGAACTCGTAAATCCTGAGCTGATGCTGTCAAAAATCGAAGGCATGAAGTTGACCGTCGACACTTTGTCGCAAGGGCGGGACAAGAGCGACGTTTTCGTTGCGGTAGGCGGTATTGCGGCTGTGCCGGCGATGTTCCTAGTCGGTAAAATGTTCGAGGACGAGTCCCACAGTGATTTATATGATTGGGATAGAGACTTAAAATGCTGGAAGATGATAGACCGGCCAGACGATGGCAAGCGGGTGCTGCAGCTGGTAGTACCTACATTGTCGCCAGCAGATACCGAGATTGTTCTCGCAGTTTCGGCCTCTTATCCAGTGGATGACGTATCAGTTGGAGCGGCATTTCCTGGGCTGAGTGTGGCGCGATTGTCGGTTGATGCACCGCGGGTGAATAGTTACTGGTCCGAAGTGGCGCAGCAGGCATTTGCTGCGGCGTTTCGCGACTCTATACAGCAGTTGATGGGTCTAGGCATACGGCGGATCCATCTGGTACTTGCGGGGCCGGTAAGCTTAGTAGTTCGAATGGGGTCAATGTATGACGACCGTCTTCATCCTGAGCTCATCGTCTACCAATATGAAAAGTCGTCAACGCCGCCGTATCCTTGGGGAGTAGTAATGCCCACGCACGGGTCTCCGAGGCCAACTATCCATAAGCTTACAGTCCCAGCCGCTGGTGCACGCCATGTCGGTACCTAA